caatcaaatttaaatttaaattcaaatttaataacAACTAATCAAAAACAAGTCACCATGTGAATCATGAACGCCCtatattattattagatataatttattattattattattattattattattattataaaatatctCTATTTTGTTTTTTACTCCCTACATGcttataaaaaatttattctcAACCTCTATATCTAAACTTTTCGTTACTTAACTCTTTAATAAATATTGATTTAtctaattatgtttatatttttaattactaaaaatttaaaataaaataaaatttctcttaaattcaatACATTTAAATtagaatataatatattttttattaaattgagtacgattctatTTTCAcatgatcaatcgattgatatatttaattttaatttaatgatgttgaattttaaaaaaattatattattattttatatcagaattccttcatatttttttataGTAAAAAAGTCTAATATTAAGTATAATTATTCCTAAATTCAGTATCATGTAATTATAATCGAATATATCAAGTGATTGGtcagaaaatatactatattttaatttaaatatattacaaaaattatatcttgttttagattttttataccttaaaaaaaaattagataaatcaaaaaaaaaataaaatatatatatatatattataagaaGTTGAAAGAAAAAAATGTTTATACGggcaatataattttttttagtgtaGGAACTGAGTAAAAAATTAGGTTTACTATTAAAGATTTTTAGACAATTTATcgttaatttattagatttaaatttagGTGAAATTTGTTGATCGAATCTTACGAGGCTTCCAGATATTCTCGAGGTCTGCCTTGTTCTAGGAAGCAACGAGAGAAGGAACAAACGCGGACAAGTTCTAAAATCCACGTCGATGCTTTccgcaaaattaatttaaaaaaaaactaattaaggCAGGCGAGGCGACAATAGATCCTTAGTTCCTAAGTATATCTCGTCGGAATTTAGTTAATGTTCAAGCGcgtctaataataataataataataattattattattattattattattattattattattattattctgctaaagtaaaaaaaataaaaaaaattgccaTGTATTTATCAATTATTAGAACAGCAACCTGAAAGGCACGTGCGCGGCGTGGAATGCAGATAAGTGTGTAAAGCTGGCAGATGCCGTGTTGGCAGTTACCACTACTAATTACACCggctctcttctcctccttcttaaaCCCCTTCGCTGCTTCCTTCGCTTCCCGgccatctccttctcttcttcttcctcctcctccttcgccGTCATGGACTTGTTCGACCGCGCTAAGGCGGTGCGCCTCCGTAGCTACCACGGCAAGTACCTTACGGCCGACGAGGACGAGGAGCACGTCACGCAGAGCCGCAACGGCTCCGCCTCGGGGGCCCGCTGGGAGGTCGAGTTCCTCCCCGACCGCCCAGCGCTCCGCCTGCGAAGCTGCTACGGTCGCTACCTCGCCGCCTCCCCCGAATCCTTCCTCCTCGGTTTCACCGGAAAGAAGGTCGTCCAGCTCCTGCCCTCCCTCGACCAATCCGACCCTTCCTTAGAGTGGGAGGCCTTTCGCGAGGGCTTCCAGGTCAAGCTTAGGAGCCACGCCGGAAAGTTCCTCCGCGCCAACGGCAGCCTCCCGCCCTGGCGCAACTCCGTCACGCACGACCTCCCCCACTACACCGCCACACAAGATTGGGTCCTATGGGACGTTAACATCGTCGagattcttccttcttcttctgccgccgccgccgccactgtGAAGCCTAAACTCGCCCCTCCTGCTGCCTCCATAAAGCGGCCCCCTTCTCCGCCTCCTTCCCCTCCTCGCCCGTTGCAGCAGAAACCCCCTTTCGCCGCTGATATTTCTTCACCTTCTGCGACTTTTGAGCCAGATGACCTTCACGAAGCTTCCTTCTCATGGTCGACCTCTTCTTCCATCTCCGATTCTTCTCCTCACGCCTACACCGTTCACTCTCAGCCGTCCTCCACTCCACAGGTCCGGTCCTTAACATGTGCATATTCTAGTTAATTTTACTTGCGATATAACTATGTGATCCACCCCGATTAGTGAACTTGTTTACGTTCATTATGATATTTGTTCATTCATTGTTTCTCCTTTCTAGTTGTTGATCTATCTTTGAAGATTCATGTGAAATCATAAATATAAAAACACTTGACTTTTGACGCTAGTGTTAACCAGTCAAAACTTTGAAATTCTGAATTAGATAAACTCTAATTTTGGTTCCTCCCTCATGTCTATAAACATTGAACAAATATTTTGGCTTGCAGAAATACCCTTCTTTTGCTGCACCAGCTCCAGTCCCAGCTGTGGCACCGGCGCCAGCAAAAACACCAGCAGCGGCACTTTCTCGGACCATCTACTACACTGTAGCAGATGACCGTGGCAATTTAGACGATGATTTTGAATGGCCTTCCATGACTTTTTCGGGAACAAGTGTGCCCGAATTGACTAAAATTTTGAAGAAGTTGACAATGCTGGATGATATAATCGTGTGCACTCGCCACCCTCTAAGACACAACCTCAGTCCTGTTTATTTGCAGCTACCGCCAAACAATAGAACGATGTGGCTTGTGGTGGTGGATGCTGAGTCTAGCTGTGAGTACTACTAAACTTCATGCATTATGGTATAATTATGTTTTTTGGGTGATAAAAATTATTTACGTTAGGCCTTGGCTCATTAGATAATTACAATAATTGAACTTGTACATTCTATATCTTTTTTATGCTTGCTCATTTCTTAAAAGCATTTCTCGGGAGGCACAGAGCCTACCTATGAATCCCTTCTTATTGTCACCCAAGAGTTCTGAATCTTTCTGACATTATTCATAATGGACAACTAATTAGTGTTTAAAACACAGAGCATGAATGATGAATATCTCTGTGTGAGTCTTTCTAAATATAGTCTATCCTGATAAATAACCTGAGTTCTTCTCTTAATAAGTGCTCTCTAGGAAAAATTTCTCTACTTCTCTACTTCTCTACGATCATCATGCTGAGTATTCCATAATTTAAAACCTTCTTTGTtaagaattttaataatttagcgGAGCTTATCATCATTCCATTCATATCTTAGTCATCTTCTAGTTATTCATAATACCTCAAAACACTTGGCATAACTTAGTACAAATGAATTGAATCAGACATGAGATTCATAAAAGATATCACACTTACAATAGTGGAGAGATCTTATTATTCACAACTTTCTTTTTTCTAAGCTTGTAAATGCATTTCAAATCTTACTGCAAGCTTTCTAATTCTTCATCATAAAATTGCTAGTTTTAGGCGCACCTTTTTGGATTTTGGCTTGCATGTGTAAGCACCCTGCAATTGCCTTACTTTTGATATCTTGGGTCGCACTTCTTCGGGAACAAATTCTGCATATTCTATTTTAGAACTGCAAATAAAATGGTGGCTTCAGGCAAGACAATAAGTTGATATGGTCATTAATATGGCAAGTTGACCAGGACAAGTTGCAATTTCCTAGTTATTTGCATAAATGTTGCACGCTGCATATTTTTGACTGAATTAATTGTCTGCTCCATTCTGTTTCTATTCTATTCTATTCCTCCTCTCTCAAACTCTTAACGGTATTTGTTTTCAATCTGACATTTCAGTTGGTAGAAGCTTCGATATCTGAAAGCGCATCTATGCTAAATTCTGAGACAACATTCTTGCCTTTTCATTCTTTCCAAAGCATGTCAAATGCTACTATAGTAACTGGAAGAGCCTGCTCTTGCCTTCAGCTTATTCTATGATTCATATCGGTTGATTTCCTACACGAGTCAACGATGTAGAAGGCTGAAATCATCAAGGTACATGGCAACCAACCTACAGATGGGTCCTTGTACGCAATATAGTTTGAAATTTTGTTTCATTTTATAGATATATAGCTTTGAACAAAATATACATGTGTAATACTTGGAATACTAGGAAATGGTATTGGTGGATAAGAATAGGAAAGATTGTAATTTGTACGTAATTTTTGAGagcttgtgtttttttttattgttctaAAAGGTAGTGGAATTGAATTCGGATTGCTTTGCCCAGTCAGAATTATACTGCTTTAGTAATGACAATTTGTTGGATTGTGACTCATCTCTAAGCCACTCAAGCAACAAGAAAGTTTGTCCAAGTTTCCAAAGTTCTAGTTTCCTGTGCAATCAACAAGAAAAAAAGCTCTTTTCTCTTTTGTTGTTGAAGTAGAAAAAGATTGCGTGTTTGAATCTTTCGGTTCATCTCCTTTTTTAGGCTTGCTTGTTGCTCATCTGTTCGTGTATGGTTGTGAATTTTGCTGTGGTTTCCCTACTTTTCCTTGCTAAGTCGTGTGCGTTACGTTTGCTCGAGGCTTCGTGTCGATTCATATTATCTTGATGTTTTCTACCTGTCATTTAGTTGATCTtgcaagattaaaaaaaaaaacatcagctATTAACGATGAGTTTAGCGATGGGATGTTTAATTTCTGTCTTTATATAAGGATGAATTTACATATCTGTCGTTATTAATAATAATTGGAtgctaaattttaatttttaccaTCGGACTAGTGATGGATGTATGATATATGACTCTAGCTAATAATGATGGCATATTTAATTATCTATTGTTAATAgcgataatttatttaattatttatcgtTAATAGTGATGGATAATTAAATTATCCGTCGCTATTAATGACAGATAATTAAATATGTTGTCGCTATTAACAACACATAATAAAATATTTCTTCGTTATATTTTCTATATATGCGGATTGAATCTTTTGCCTGTAAATCGAAAcgcaagataatttaattatccGTTGCTAATAGTgatgaataattaattaaaatccgTCGCTATATTTGAGATATTAGGGCTTGCCCGCGACTGATCTTCCCTATCCAAACTTTGCACGTGTTTCTCCTCCTCCGGCTTCTCCGGCAATTTCTTACCGCTCCGACGATTTCCTCCTCCGACTTAAGGTATTCTATTCTCCTCCCCTTTGTTCTCCTCCTCTTACGTGTTCTGACCGAGCACTGCCAGGCCACGGTCGATAGACATTGTCAGGTCTCAATCAGTGACAGAGTAGTGTCGGGCGCGACCGATCAACATCGGATCAGTACCAAGCCATGGTCGGCACTACTCGGCCTGGACCAGCACTGCTTGGCCGCATCCGGCACTGCTCGACCACGTTCGATACTGATCGGGCAAAAATATAATTATGTTTGCATCGTTCGAAAATATAATTTTCAGATTTagaatattaatataattatcaGATTGATATTGCTGGCATGATTAACCATGTTCGAAAATATACTTATGCTTAGTTTGGCATGATTAACCATGTTGGAAATTTTATTCCCATTAAGatacaatgtatatgaacaataCTTGGATGTACAATAGGTTAGACAATGGATTTATCAGTCAAGAATTTTTTACTAGGGTTaaagagtttgtgaactttgctaagtcTCATTTAGAATGTTTGAATGGTGCCAAGTTAAAGTGTCAATGTAATCAACACATATGTATAAATACAATTTTTTGTGATGAGGATACAGTGAAAACTCATATATGTAGGTATGAGTTTGTTTCAAATTATTACAACTGGTATTATTATAGAGAGCCGTATGTATTTGAACAAATTGGATCTTCTGTTGCTTTGTCATCCTGCCTGATTGCTCCAGAGGAATCATCAAGGCATGTGAATGCAATGCAATCACTGATTTACAAtgtaataaatgcatatgatCAATCGAATATGGAGAAAACATCTACACCCGATATTCAGAAAATGTATGATATTGTGAAGGCTAGTGAAAGAATTGTGAGAagacattccttctggtcattctcaactatcagctagTGCATGATTACTAAACATGAAGACAAAACATCATTTTTCTGAACAATGTTATGATAAAatgtgtcaattgatgtcagaattgTTTCCGGCTGACAACTACATGATTGATGAGTTCTACAATATAAAGAAATTAATTAGCGATTTGAATTTGCCAGTAGAAATGATTCATTGTTGTATTAATAATTGCATGATCTTTTGGAATGAAGATAGCTAACTAATGGAATGCAGAATGTGTAATCACCCTCGTTATAAGTAGAGTAGTCGTATGTCTGGGAAGAAACATGAAAATTATTCTTTTGAAAGTCATGTATTACTTTCCGTTAATTACAAGGCTCTACACTTGTATGCATTTGCCGCAACAACAAGCCACATGAGGTGACATCGAAACCATGTACATGAACAAGAcataatgtgtcatccttatgACTCACCGGCGTGGAAATGTCTTGATACAATATTTTTCTCCTTTGCAATGGAATCACGTAATGTATGACTTGACTTTTCGTAGATGGATTTCAACAATTTGGAAGTTATggataacaatattcatcttagtcagttatattaacaccatatAACTTACCTTCATGGATGTGCATAAAAGACGAATTCATATTTCTTACCTTAACCACAGCACTACTCCGAAGGGATGTCCATTCTATAcaaaaaaatgattaactaggCTAGGTAATATCGAGCCTTAGATGACCGACCCGattctataaaaattttccatcgactactagaataaataaaaaaaatactaacaatGAACGACCTAA
This genomic stretch from Zingiber officinale cultivar Zhangliang chromosome 7A, Zo_v1.1, whole genome shotgun sequence harbors:
- the LOC122001348 gene encoding uncharacterized protein LOC122001348, which codes for MDLFDRAKAVRLRSYHGKYLTADEDEEHVTQSRNGSASGARWEVEFLPDRPALRLRSCYGRYLAASPESFLLGFTGKKVVQLLPSLDQSDPSLEWEAFREGFQVKLRSHAGKFLRANGSLPPWRNSVTHDLPHYTATQDWVLWDVNIVEILPSSSAAAAATVKPKLAPPAASIKRPPSPPPSPPRPLQQKPPFAADISSPSATFEPDDLHEASFSWSTSSSISDSSPHAYTVHSQPSSTPQKYPSFAAPAPVPAVAPAPAKTPAAALSRTIYYTVADDRGNLDDDFEWPSMTFSGTSVPELTKILKKLTMLDDIIVCTRHPLRHNLSPVYLQLPPNNRTMWLVVVDAESSFGRSFDI